In Mycobacterium gallinarum, a single window of DNA contains:
- a CDS encoding type VII secretion-associated protein: MIEVLIEVGPATIRGPNDVCPEWVSVALDSVDDELALLDDRPVPVRDVWEDVMRAVIGAGVDAAVVVCPAWWSPTRIDTVRRAAYTVAAEVVVVERIAMLRQGIPAETTIVEITADVVVVTVAEAIVAVVPRQESAADADAIAAAVAAPAGVLVDAPSAVPGADALASLIASRMRTIGVPVRIADDGWVLRAAKEHRSPQPGTPVQARDRKALAVLLGALSTAVLCGGVAVMYDEAPRADGMPMTLLVEGRVGVMVPTAWTAQRITSGPGSARVQVISPTDADIALQITQSVAPLPSSLASTADSLHAAFAEAPDGAFVDFNPSARRADRDAVTYREVRSERHVAWTVMVDGAARIAIGCQSAPGREHLVQQACETAIRSAHAVSQE, from the coding sequence ATGATCGAAGTCCTCATCGAGGTTGGGCCTGCGACGATTCGAGGGCCCAACGATGTTTGCCCGGAGTGGGTTTCGGTTGCGCTCGACTCCGTGGACGACGAGCTGGCGTTGCTCGACGATCGCCCGGTGCCGGTACGCGACGTGTGGGAAGACGTGATGCGCGCAGTCATTGGAGCAGGCGTCGACGCCGCAGTCGTCGTCTGTCCGGCATGGTGGTCGCCAACGCGAATCGACACGGTGCGGCGGGCCGCGTACACGGTGGCGGCTGAGGTCGTCGTGGTGGAGCGAATAGCGATGCTGCGGCAAGGGATTCCGGCTGAGACGACGATCGTCGAGATCACCGCGGATGTCGTGGTGGTGACCGTCGCGGAAGCGATCGTCGCCGTCGTGCCGCGGCAGGAGTCCGCCGCGGACGCCGATGCGATAGCGGCGGCCGTCGCTGCGCCCGCGGGGGTTCTGGTGGACGCCCCGTCGGCGGTACCCGGCGCCGACGCCCTCGCCTCGCTGATCGCAAGCCGCATGCGGACGATCGGCGTGCCCGTCAGAATCGCCGACGACGGTTGGGTACTGCGCGCAGCGAAAGAACACCGGTCACCGCAGCCGGGCACTCCCGTCCAAGCCCGCGATCGCAAGGCCCTGGCGGTGCTGCTCGGCGCTCTATCGACGGCAGTGCTGTGCGGCGGGGTCGCCGTCATGTATGACGAGGCGCCGCGGGCCGACGGCATGCCGATGACGTTGCTCGTCGAGGGCAGGGTCGGTGTCATGGTACCCACTGCGTGGACCGCGCAGCGCATCACCTCCGGCCCGGGATCGGCGCGCGTACAGGTGATTTCACCGACGGATGCGGATATCGCCCTCCAGATTACGCAGTCCGTCGCTCCACTGCCGTCCAGCCTCGCGAGTACCGCGGATTCTCTGCACGCTGCCTTCGCCGAGGCGCCCGACGGCGCTTTCGTCGACTTCAACCCGTCGGCGCGTCGCGCGGACCGAGATGCGGTGACGTATCGCGAGGTTCGGTCGGAGCGCCACGTCGCGTGGACCGTGATGGTCGATGGGGCCGCCCGCATCGCGATCGGCTGCCAAAGCGCGCCGGGTCGCGAACACCTCGTACAGCAGGCCTGCGAAACCGCGATTCGCTCGGCGCATGCGGTGTCCCAAGAATGA
- a CDS encoding WXG100 family type VII secretion target: MTTPAGGALNTDFELMAAIAGKTDARNEEIRAMLQSFIGRMGGVPPSVWGGVAASRFHDVVDRWNAESVKLHAALQRIAETIRLNQQTLREAADTHSHQINAVAGDL, from the coding sequence ATGACGACACCGGCAGGTGGCGCACTCAACACCGACTTCGAGCTGATGGCTGCCATCGCCGGAAAGACGGATGCGCGAAATGAGGAAATCCGGGCGATGCTGCAGTCATTCATCGGCCGCATGGGTGGCGTGCCGCCATCGGTCTGGGGTGGGGTGGCCGCATCTCGCTTTCACGACGTCGTGGATCGATGGAACGCCGAGTCGGTGAAGCTTCACGCCGCACTTCAGCGGATCGCCGAAACGATCCGCCTGAACCAGCAGACGCTTCGTGAAGCCGCGGACACCCACTCGCACCAGATCAACGCCGTCGCCGGCGACCTTTGA
- a CDS encoding WXG100 family type VII secretion target: MENVLSYNFGEIEYTVRQEIHTTSARLNAVLDELRAQIAPLHEIWTRQAAEAYRIEQARWEQAASALNDILVKLGNAVRDGSDEVAATDRMAANAWGG; the protein is encoded by the coding sequence ATGGAGAACGTGCTTTCTTACAACTTCGGTGAAATCGAGTACACCGTCCGGCAGGAGATCCACACAACCTCGGCGCGGCTCAACGCAGTGCTAGACGAGCTGCGCGCTCAGATCGCGCCGCTGCACGAGATCTGGACACGGCAGGCCGCCGAGGCGTACCGCATTGAGCAGGCCCGCTGGGAGCAGGCAGCGAGTGCGCTGAACGACATCCTCGTCAAGCTGGGCAACGCGGTCCGCGACGGCTCAGACGAAGTAGCAGCCACCGACCGGATGGCAGCCAACGCCTGGGGCGGATAG
- a CDS encoding excalibur calcium-binding domain-containing protein, translating to MFRTFIAAALVAAAAAVGAASAAHADTYYKNCTAAREAGVTPILQGQDGYAEHLDRDGDGVACE from the coding sequence ATGTTTCGCACTTTCATCGCCGCAGCACTGGTTGCCGCGGCAGCTGCCGTCGGCGCTGCTTCGGCGGCGCACGCCGACACCTACTACAAGAACTGCACCGCGGCGCGCGAGGCTGGTGTAACGCCGATCCTGCAGGGCCAGGACGGTTACGCCGAGCATCTCGACCGCGACGGCGACGGTGTCGCCTGCGAGTAA
- the rplM gene encoding 50S ribosomal protein L13, whose translation MSTYTPKAGDTTRSWYVIDATDVVLGRLAVAAANLLRGKHKPTFTPNVDGGDFVIVINADKVAISGDKLTKKFAYRHSGFPGGLRARALGDEMQKHADRVVEKAILGMIPHTKLGHQIQKKLKVYVGPDHPHAAQQPIPYEIKQVAQ comes from the coding sequence GTGTCTACGTACACGCCGAAGGCGGGTGACACCACACGTTCGTGGTACGTCATCGACGCCACCGACGTGGTGCTCGGCCGGCTCGCCGTCGCAGCAGCGAATCTGCTGCGTGGCAAGCACAAGCCGACATTCACGCCGAATGTCGACGGTGGCGATTTCGTCATCGTCATCAATGCAGACAAGGTCGCCATCAGCGGCGACAAACTCACGAAGAAGTTCGCCTACCGCCACTCGGGTTTTCCCGGCGGTCTGCGGGCGCGAGCGCTCGGTGACGAGATGCAGAAGCACGCCGACCGCGTCGTCGAAAAGGCGATCCTCGGCATGATTCCGCACACCAAGCTCGGCCATCAGATCCAGAAGAAGCTGAAGGTGTACGTCGGGCCGGATCATCCGCACGCCGCACAGCAGCCCATTCCGTATGAGATCAAGCAGGTGGCCCAGTGA
- the rpsI gene encoding 30S ribosomal protein S9 has product MTEAPVEETATETAAAEAAPAREPVIIDRPIQTVGRRKEAVVRVRLVPGTGQFHLDGRSLEAYFPNKVHQQLIKAPLVTVDRVDSFDIYAHLDGGGPSGQAGALRLAIARALILVQPEDRPALKKAGFLTRDPRAIERKKYGLKKARKAPQYSKR; this is encoded by the coding sequence GTGACCGAGGCCCCCGTCGAGGAGACGGCGACCGAGACGGCCGCCGCTGAAGCGGCTCCCGCGCGCGAGCCGGTCATCATCGACCGTCCGATCCAGACCGTCGGCCGCCGCAAGGAGGCTGTGGTCCGGGTGCGTTTGGTGCCCGGCACCGGCCAGTTCCATCTCGACGGCCGGTCGCTGGAGGCCTACTTCCCGAACAAGGTGCACCAGCAGCTCATCAAGGCGCCGCTGGTGACCGTCGACCGGGTGGATTCCTTCGACATCTACGCCCACCTCGATGGCGGCGGCCCGTCCGGGCAGGCCGGTGCGCTGCGGTTGGCGATCGCCCGCGCGCTGATCCTCGTGCAGCCGGAGGACCGGCCCGCGCTGAAGAAGGCCGGCTTCCTGACCCGCGACCCGCGGGCCATCGAGCGCAAGAAGTACGGCCTCAAGAAGGCCCGCAAGGCGCCTCAGTACAGCAAGCGCTGA
- the glmM gene encoding phosphoglucosamine mutase, which produces MGRLFGTDGVRGVANQDLTAELAMALGSAAARRLGSVGGHARRVAVVGRDPRASGEMLEAAVIAGITSEGVDALRVGVLPTPAVAYLAGAYDADFGVMISASHNPMPDNGIKIFGPGGHKLDDAAEDRIEELVHQGPGRRPTGAGIGRVVDAEDALDRYLRHIGKAVTTRLDGLTVVVDCAHGAASASAPRAYRAAGANVIAINAEPNGLNINDGCGSTHMEALQAAVVAHGADLGLAHDGDADRCLAVDSNGQTVDGDAIMVILALAMQEAGELASNTLVATVMSNLGLHLAMRAASIEVRTTGVGDRYVLEELRAGEYSLGGEQSGHIVMPAFGTTGDGILTGLCLMARMAHTRSSLAALAAPMQTMPQVLINVAVADKATVAEAPSVRTAVAEAERALGDSGRILLRPSGTEQVVRVMVEAADEDTARQLAVRVAESVSEQR; this is translated from the coding sequence ATGGGTCGACTGTTCGGCACCGACGGGGTGCGCGGCGTCGCCAACCAGGATCTGACCGCTGAGCTGGCAATGGCTCTTGGTTCGGCGGCGGCCCGACGGCTTGGCAGCGTCGGTGGCCACGCGCGTCGCGTGGCCGTGGTCGGTCGCGATCCCAGGGCCAGCGGCGAGATGCTCGAAGCGGCGGTGATCGCAGGAATCACCAGCGAGGGCGTGGATGCGCTGCGGGTCGGGGTGCTGCCGACCCCGGCGGTGGCTTATCTCGCGGGGGCGTACGACGCCGACTTCGGCGTGATGATCAGCGCGTCGCACAACCCCATGCCGGACAACGGCATCAAGATCTTCGGACCGGGTGGCCACAAGCTGGACGACGCGGCCGAGGATCGCATCGAGGAGCTGGTCCACCAGGGACCCGGACGCCGTCCGACCGGAGCTGGCATCGGACGCGTGGTTGACGCCGAGGATGCGCTGGACCGTTATCTGCGCCACATCGGAAAGGCAGTGACGACGCGCCTCGACGGGCTGACCGTCGTCGTCGACTGCGCGCACGGAGCCGCATCGGCATCCGCACCACGCGCGTACCGCGCCGCGGGCGCCAACGTAATCGCCATCAATGCGGAACCCAACGGGCTGAACATCAACGACGGGTGCGGCTCCACACACATGGAGGCGTTGCAGGCCGCGGTGGTGGCTCATGGTGCCGATCTCGGCCTCGCGCACGATGGAGATGCCGACCGCTGCCTGGCCGTGGACTCGAATGGTCAAACTGTCGACGGTGACGCGATCATGGTGATTCTGGCGCTCGCGATGCAGGAGGCGGGCGAGCTCGCATCCAACACGTTGGTCGCCACAGTCATGAGCAATCTGGGTCTGCACCTGGCAATGCGCGCGGCCTCCATCGAGGTGCGTACGACCGGTGTCGGCGACCGCTACGTCCTCGAAGAACTGCGCGCGGGCGAGTATTCGCTCGGCGGTGAGCAATCGGGTCACATCGTCATGCCGGCGTTCGGCACCACGGGGGACGGCATCCTCACCGGTCTTTGCCTGATGGCACGGATGGCGCACACCCGCTCATCCCTGGCCGCACTTGCCGCGCCGATGCAGACGATGCCGCAGGTCCTCATCAACGTCGCGGTCGCGGACAAGGCGACGGTCGCCGAAGCGCCGTCGGTGCGCACCGCGGTCGCCGAGGCCGAACGCGCGCTTGGCGATTCCGGTCGAATCCTGTTGCGCCCCTCCGGAACTGAACAGGTTGTCCGCGTCATGGTCGAGGCCGCCGACGAGGACACCGCACGTCAACTAGCCGTCCGAGTTGCGGAATCGGTCAGCGAACAGCGCTGA
- a CDS encoding type VII secretion target has protein sequence MGERDVARVDVAALLRIADEYQSVADAVDAVVRNRLAGLQFGGAAAGRMHVARGEAVRIAVDGVGDRLREWSRASAEIAATLRTTAHRYDEADSRAGRMVG, from the coding sequence ATGGGAGAACGAGACGTTGCGCGTGTCGACGTCGCAGCACTGCTGAGAATCGCCGACGAGTATCAGTCGGTAGCCGATGCCGTCGACGCCGTCGTCCGCAACCGGCTCGCCGGGTTGCAGTTCGGCGGCGCCGCCGCGGGCCGGATGCACGTCGCGCGCGGTGAGGCGGTGCGAATTGCCGTCGACGGTGTAGGCGACCGACTGCGGGAGTGGTCGAGGGCGTCAGCGGAGATCGCGGCGACGTTGCGTACCACCGCGCATCGATATGACGAAGCCGATAGCCGCGCCGGGCGCATGGTGGGCTGA
- a CDS encoding diacylglycerol-binding protein, protein MKLRARELLVLFLVGAAASLVGDHSHVVTGTTEYLTDAVPFVWSSPIWFPVMVGAATVALAELRLHLPEPRTTVIARQGLAGIAAVLGAYVTTALVHSAPPVPSTTLIVAMAVITWCALGDRPSVVCGLLAAVIGPIVEIVLVKFGVFAYNDECDQLFGVGPWLVPLYFAFGVVVAMLGEIAAKDR, encoded by the coding sequence GTGAAGTTGCGGGCGCGTGAGCTGCTGGTCCTGTTCTTGGTGGGGGCGGCCGCGTCGCTGGTCGGCGATCACAGCCACGTCGTCACCGGCACCACGGAGTACCTCACGGACGCAGTGCCGTTCGTGTGGAGCAGCCCGATCTGGTTCCCGGTCATGGTCGGGGCCGCGACGGTGGCCCTGGCCGAATTGCGGCTGCACTTGCCTGAACCGCGTACCACGGTCATCGCGCGGCAAGGGCTTGCAGGAATCGCCGCGGTTCTCGGTGCCTACGTCACGACAGCACTGGTGCACAGTGCGCCACCCGTACCCAGTACTACTCTCATCGTCGCAATGGCAGTGATCACCTGGTGCGCACTGGGAGACCGGCCGTCAGTGGTGTGCGGGTTACTCGCAGCGGTCATCGGACCCATCGTCGAAATCGTGCTCGTCAAGTTTGGCGTGTTCGCATACAACGACGAGTGTGACCAACTGTTCGGTGTCGGGCCATGGCTTGTCCCACTGTATTTCGCGTTCGGTGTGGTCGTCGCGATGCTGGGTGAGATCGCCGCCAAGGACCGTTAG
- a CDS encoding HNH endonuclease signature motif containing protein translates to MFEFSEADDASVVAAIADLTRAEAATAARRLAAIAELKRRRVVDDDERARWACDWWDCTAAEVAAAMNISARKASGQMRIAVALRDRLPAVAAMFARGEVSARVVGAITWRTQFITDDAIWAVIDRAIAERAGRWGPLGEDKLIAAVDGLVLEFDESALMVVKTVARSRDFVVGDLEDEAGTTSVWGRLTAADAAVLKKKIAAMAATVCPNDPRSAGERRADAIGAWSHGNDHLRCACESPTCEARAGQPAPKSSVVVTVYTDQSTVDGLKGDVPATTASSTPGPQTPAPARPKSSGTALLSGTEVLPTPLLAELLRNGAKLQPLCTPAGEPESGYRPSAKLARFVRARDLTCRFPGCTTAAEFCDIDHVIPYPLGATHASNLACLCRKHHLLKTFWTGDWELTLRPDGGAVWTSPTGHTYTTHPGSRVYFPDWDTTTGGLPPPLKPQTFSTDRGLMMPQRKRTRTQDREARIKAEREQNSDPPPF, encoded by the coding sequence ATGTTCGAGTTCTCCGAAGCCGACGACGCCAGCGTCGTCGCGGCGATCGCGGATCTGACTCGGGCTGAAGCCGCGACTGCGGCGCGGCGGTTGGCGGCGATCGCTGAACTGAAGCGTCGTCGTGTTGTTGATGATGATGAGCGGGCGCGGTGGGCGTGTGATTGGTGGGACTGCACAGCGGCTGAGGTCGCGGCAGCGATGAACATCAGCGCGCGCAAGGCCTCAGGTCAGATGCGCATCGCGGTGGCGTTGCGGGATCGTCTGCCTGCCGTGGCCGCGATGTTCGCTCGTGGCGAGGTGAGTGCGCGGGTGGTGGGGGCGATCACCTGGCGCACGCAGTTCATCACCGACGACGCGATATGGGCGGTCATTGATCGTGCGATCGCGGAGCGGGCTGGCAGGTGGGGTCCGTTGGGCGAGGACAAGTTGATCGCGGCGGTGGATGGGTTGGTGTTGGAGTTCGATGAGTCGGCGCTGATGGTGGTCAAGACCGTCGCGCGGAGCCGCGACTTCGTGGTCGGTGACCTCGAGGATGAGGCGGGCACGACATCGGTGTGGGGCCGGTTGACCGCCGCGGATGCGGCGGTGTTGAAGAAGAAGATCGCGGCGATGGCGGCCACGGTGTGTCCCAACGATCCCCGCTCGGCCGGTGAGCGTCGCGCCGATGCGATCGGGGCGTGGAGCCACGGTAATGATCATCTGCGGTGTGCGTGTGAATCCCCGACCTGTGAGGCGCGGGCGGGCCAGCCGGCGCCGAAGTCGTCGGTGGTCGTCACCGTCTACACCGACCAATCCACGGTGGACGGGCTGAAAGGTGACGTGCCTGCCACCACTGCATCTTCTACTCCGGGGCCGCAGACCCCAGCCCCGGCAAGGCCCAAATCCTCTGGCACCGCATTGTTGTCGGGGACCGAGGTGCTGCCGACTCCGCTGTTGGCGGAGTTGCTGCGCAACGGCGCCAAACTACAGCCCTTGTGCACCCCGGCCGGCGAGCCCGAGTCGGGGTATCGGCCGTCGGCGAAGCTGGCGCGGTTTGTGCGGGCGCGGGATCTGACGTGCCGGTTTCCCGGCTGCACCACGGCGGCGGAGTTCTGCGATATCGATCATGTGATCCCCTACCCGCTGGGGGCCACGCATGCGTCGAATCTGGCGTGTCTGTGCCGAAAACATCACTTGCTCAAGACTTTTTGGACCGGGGATTGGGAGCTGACACTGCGACCCGATGGTGGCGCGGTGTGGACCTCGCCGACCGGACACACCTACACGACTCATCCGGGATCACGGGTTTACTTCCCCGACTGGGACACCACCACCGGGGGCCTGCCACCCCCACTGAAGCCGCAGACGTTCAGTACCGACCGGGGGTTGATGATGCCCCAACGTAAACGCACCCGCACCCAAGACCGCGAAGCCCGCATCAAAGCCGAACGCGAACAAAACTCGGACCCGCCACCGTTCTAA
- a CDS encoding helix-turn-helix domain-containing protein — protein MVRSRRTKIAAEEKTRLVLAVLAGEMTCAEAARRCGVASTQVTKWKHQFLEAGAQRLQEVPSGAAHGAGSPEQRRLRMENEQLKLALAEATVQLRIWQRGAALADQVPSRTSKP, from the coding sequence ATGGTCAGATCGCGACGAACAAAGATTGCTGCCGAGGAGAAGACCCGGTTGGTGCTGGCTGTTCTAGCCGGTGAGATGACCTGTGCTGAGGCGGCCCGGCGGTGTGGGGTGGCCTCGACTCAGGTGACGAAGTGGAAGCATCAGTTCCTTGAGGCTGGGGCCCAACGCTTGCAGGAGGTGCCCAGCGGCGCCGCGCATGGCGCGGGTAGCCCTGAGCAGCGTCGGCTGCGGATGGAAAACGAGCAGCTCAAACTCGCGCTGGCCGAAGCCACGGTGCAGCTGCGGATCTGGCAGCGCGGTGCAGCTTTGGCCGATCAGGTCCCTTCCAGGACCTCGAAACCCTAA
- a CDS encoding integrase core domain-containing protein, whose translation MAGIAERTYRRRLARLRAGDPAKGPWPAPVVDRIEAIAAKYAEAWPAWGYRKIAALMRADGHDVTNSSVQRALRRRGLLLPQGFRADRKSWAALRRRVFHDPPTERNRVWQTDFSEFETAHGGIWRISAVIDYVTKYCLAITVTPTSRGRDAVHCIRLAVEEATRILNLTDLRVDRGEMEVLDAEDNVIGHAPAPIAIVSDNGPCYRGKDFHTLFTGHDPLLRHIRTRIKSPQTNGVIERFFETLKYEHLFRGYIGDGDALDMETHRFRIIYNTIRPHQALADRTPKQAYLDSKTLPPS comes from the coding sequence TTGGCCGGCATCGCCGAGCGGACCTATCGCCGCCGGCTGGCCCGACTGCGCGCTGGTGACCCGGCCAAGGGGCCTTGGCCGGCGCCGGTCGTCGACCGGATCGAAGCGATCGCGGCGAAGTACGCCGAGGCGTGGCCGGCCTGGGGCTACCGCAAGATCGCCGCACTGATGCGCGCTGATGGTCACGACGTAACCAACTCGTCGGTGCAACGCGCGCTGCGGCGGCGTGGCCTGCTGTTACCCCAGGGCTTTCGGGCCGATCGAAAGTCTTGGGCTGCGTTGCGCCGCCGGGTATTTCACGATCCGCCGACTGAGCGCAACCGGGTGTGGCAGACCGACTTCTCCGAGTTCGAGACCGCCCACGGCGGGATCTGGCGAATTAGTGCCGTCATCGACTACGTCACCAAATACTGCCTGGCCATCACCGTCACGCCCACCAGCCGCGGCCGCGACGCCGTGCACTGCATTCGGTTGGCCGTCGAGGAAGCCACCCGCATCTTGAACCTCACCGACCTGCGAGTCGACCGCGGCGAAATGGAGGTCCTTGACGCCGAGGACAACGTCATCGGCCACGCCCCTGCACCGATTGCGATCGTGTCCGACAACGGTCCCTGCTACCGGGGTAAAGACTTCCACACCCTGTTCACCGGCCATGATCCGCTCCTGCGCCACATCCGCACACGCATCAAATCACCACAAACCAACGGCGTCATCGAGCGATTCTTCGAAACCCTGAAATACGAGCATCTCTTCCGCGGCTACATCGGCGACGGCGACGCACTCGACATGGAAACCCATCGATTCCGCATCATCTACAACACCATCCGACCACACCAAGCCCTGGCCGACCGCACCCCAAAACAGGCCTACCTCGACAGCAAAACCCTGCCACCTTCTTGA
- a CDS encoding DEAD/DEAH box helicase: MPTFADLGLPKAVVDVLAGNGIDSPFPIQAATLPDSLAGRDVLGRGRTGSGKTYAFLLPMVTRLTASQSKRAPGRPRALILAPTRELVAQIDAALAPLAAATNLRSVVVFGGVGHQPQIDKLRAGVDIVIACPGRLEDHVKSRHADLSAVEITVLDEADHMADLGFLPPVKRLMDKTPRNGQRMLFSATLDGGVDVLVKRYLTDPVVHSVDSEQSPVAAMEHHVLHVEKAARINVLADLAASPGRKIVFARTKHGAKNLARQLNSRGVPAVELHGNLSQNARTRNLAAFSDGSAWVLVATDIAARGIHVDDVTLVVHADPPVEHKAYLHRSGRTARAGNDGTVVTLMLDEQVSDVRQLTRKAGVKPTITRFRGPSHPVLHEIAPGERSFGSPIVPAAPNRPAPVKPEQSRRRRSNNRRRRPANA; encoded by the coding sequence GTGCCCACTTTCGCCGACCTCGGCCTGCCCAAGGCTGTCGTCGATGTCCTTGCCGGTAACGGCATCGACTCCCCGTTCCCCATCCAGGCCGCGACGCTGCCCGATTCGTTGGCCGGCCGCGACGTATTGGGCCGCGGCCGCACCGGTTCCGGCAAGACGTATGCGTTCTTGTTGCCCATGGTGACGAGACTCACAGCGAGTCAGTCGAAGCGAGCACCTGGCCGTCCGCGTGCGCTCATCCTTGCCCCGACCCGCGAGTTGGTCGCTCAGATCGACGCCGCGCTCGCGCCGTTGGCCGCCGCAACGAACTTGCGGTCCGTCGTCGTATTCGGTGGCGTCGGACACCAGCCACAGATCGACAAGCTGCGTGCCGGCGTCGACATCGTGATCGCGTGCCCCGGGCGTCTGGAAGACCACGTGAAATCGCGCCACGCGGATCTGTCCGCCGTCGAAATCACCGTGCTCGACGAGGCTGACCATATGGCGGACCTCGGCTTCCTTCCTCCGGTGAAGCGACTGATGGACAAGACGCCCCGCAATGGCCAGCGAATGCTGTTCTCCGCCACCTTGGATGGTGGCGTGGATGTCCTGGTCAAGCGGTACCTGACCGATCCCGTCGTGCACAGCGTCGACTCGGAGCAGTCGCCGGTCGCGGCAATGGAGCATCACGTGCTGCATGTCGAGAAGGCGGCCCGCATCAACGTGCTCGCCGACCTGGCGGCCTCGCCGGGACGCAAGATCGTCTTCGCCCGCACCAAGCATGGCGCCAAGAACCTTGCCCGCCAGCTGAATTCGCGCGGAGTTCCTGCAGTCGAGTTGCACGGCAACCTGTCTCAGAATGCCCGCACGCGCAACCTGGCGGCATTCTCCGATGGATCGGCTTGGGTGCTGGTCGCGACGGATATCGCTGCGCGCGGTATCCACGTCGACGACGTCACCCTCGTGGTACACGCCGACCCGCCGGTCGAGCACAAGGCGTATCTGCACCGGTCGGGCAGGACGGCGCGCGCAGGAAACGACGGCACCGTCGTGACGCTGATGCTCGACGAGCAGGTGTCCGATGTGCGGCAACTGACGCGCAAGGCCGGCGTGAAGCCGACGATCACCCGCTTCCGCGGCCCGTCACATCCGGTGCTGCACGAGATCGCCCCTGGCGAGCGCTCCTTCGGTAGCCCGATCGTGCCCGCGGCCCCCAACCGGCCCGCACCTGTCAAACCCGAGCAGTCTCGTCGGCGCCGCTCGAACAACCGCCGCAGGCGCCCCGCCAACGCCTGA
- a CDS encoding LLM class F420-dependent oxidoreductase, with protein sequence MRTGIFLNYAGGFLEAVDQIVELEQVGVDVAFVAEAYSYDAISQLGFLAAKTTRMELATGVVPIYIRTPTLLAMTAAGLDYVSDGRFRLGIGTSGPQVMEGFHGVPFDAPLGRTREVIDICRQVWRRERVTYDGKHYQIPLPADQGTGLGKPLQLINHPVRERIPINIAALGPKNVELTAEIAEGWQPVFFLPEKADDVWGDALRAGFAKRDPALGQLDVTVSAPLAIGDDVDDRLAWTKPQLALYIGGMGARGKNFYHNLATRYGYGEVANDIQDLYLAGKKTEAIAAVPDELVRAVSLVGPRGYVKERLAAFAEAGTTTLLLQPLSGERAETRRFVEELRELLP encoded by the coding sequence ATGCGCACCGGAATCTTCCTCAACTACGCGGGTGGCTTCCTCGAGGCCGTCGACCAGATCGTCGAACTCGAGCAGGTCGGCGTCGACGTCGCGTTCGTGGCCGAGGCCTACTCCTACGACGCGATCAGCCAGCTGGGCTTTCTGGCGGCGAAGACGACGCGCATGGAGTTGGCCACTGGCGTCGTCCCGATCTACATCCGCACGCCGACGCTGCTCGCGATGACGGCCGCCGGGCTCGACTACGTGTCCGACGGCAGGTTCCGGCTGGGCATCGGCACCTCCGGCCCACAGGTCATGGAGGGCTTTCACGGAGTCCCCTTCGACGCTCCGCTGGGGCGCACCCGCGAGGTCATCGACATCTGCAGACAGGTCTGGCGCCGCGAGCGGGTGACATACGACGGCAAGCACTATCAGATTCCGCTGCCCGCCGATCAGGGAACCGGCCTCGGCAAACCGCTGCAATTGATCAATCACCCTGTGCGCGAACGCATCCCGATCAATATCGCCGCACTCGGCCCGAAGAACGTCGAACTCACCGCCGAGATCGCCGAGGGGTGGCAGCCGGTGTTCTTCCTCCCGGAGAAGGCCGACGACGTGTGGGGCGACGCCCTGCGCGCCGGGTTCGCCAAGCGGGATCCCGCTCTGGGCCAACTGGACGTGACGGTCAGCGCGCCGTTGGCGATCGGCGACGACGTCGATGACCGACTGGCGTGGACGAAACCGCAACTGGCGCTGTACATCGGCGGCATGGGCGCACGCGGCAAGAATTTCTACCACAACCTGGCCACGCGCTACGGCTACGGCGAGGTCGCCAACGACATCCAGGACTTGTATCTGGCGGGCAAGAAGACCGAAGCCATCGCCGCGGTTCCCGACGAATTGGTGCGCGCCGTTTCGCTGGTGGGTCCGCGCGGTTACGTCAAGGAGCGTCTCGCCGCCTTCGCGGAGGCCGGTACCACCACACTTCTGCTACAGCCGCTGTCGGGTGAGCGCGCCGAAACGCGGCGATTCGTCGAGGAATTGCGTGAGCTACTCCCGTAA